A single window of Neurospora crassa OR74A linkage group VII, whole genome shotgun sequence DNA harbors:
- a CDS encoding thiosulfate sulfurtransferase — translation MARVGVISPLRASMRSTAAKTGAVRCFSSYLVTPKELHEALKKAPPSPISSEPRVIPLCASWFLPNDPQKRTGLDVFIEKRIPKARFFDLDKVIDKRSPYPHMLPSSKDFAAAMSELGIRREDTVVIYDSQELGIFSAPRVGWTMKVFGHPKVHILNNFKLWIEEGLPTESGNVWTIECGTYPIPEMNEDKVASFEEVRQVAIDSSKEGSKSVQILDARSPGRWSGTEPEPREGLSSGHMPGSINIPFSAVLDSSTKAFLPADKLKEVFARAGVDPSKPIISSCGTGVTACVLETALNEAQFGSPEKSKVYDGSWTEWAQRVKSSESLIEKAE, via the exons ATGGCTCGCGTGGGAGTCATAAGCCCCCTTCGGGCTTCGATGCGCTCGACTGCCGCCAAAACGGGGGCCGTCCGCTGCTTCTCAAGCTATTTAGTTACCCCCAAGGAGCTGCACGAAGCCCTCAAGAaagctcctccttctcccatcTCATCCGAACCCCGTGTCATTCCTCTATGCGCCTCCTGGTTCCTTCCAAACGACCCACAAAAGCGCACCGGCCTCGACGTTTTCATCGAAAAGAGAATCCCCAAGGCACGCTTCTTCGACCTTGACAAGGTCATCGATAAGCGCAGCCCTTACCCCCACATGCTACCCAGCTCCAAAGACTTTGCCGCTGCCATGAGTGAGCTCGGCATCCGCCGCGAAGACACTGTGGTCATCTACGACAGCCAAGAGCTGGGCATCTTCAGCGCCCCCCGTGTTGGCTGGACCATGAAGGTCTTTGGCCACCCCAAGGTTCACATTCTCAACAACTTCAAGCTATGGATCGAGGAGGGTCTCCCTACCGAATCCGGAAACGTCTGGACGATTGAGTGCGGTACATATCCCATTCCCGAGATGAATGAGGACAAGGTCGCAAGCTTCGAGGAGGTCCGCCAAGTTGCCATTGACTCCAGTAAAGAGGGCTCCAAGAGCGTGCAGATCCTGGATGCGAGATCGCCCGGTCGCTGGAGTGGcacggagccggagccgagAGAGGGTCTGTCCTCGGGCCACATGCCCGGCTCCATCAACATTCCCTTCAGTGCTGTCTTGGACTCCAGCACCAAGGCCTTCTTGCCAGCCGACAAGTTGAAGGAGGTCTTCGCCAGGGCGGGCGTTGATCCATCAAAGCCCATCATCTCCAGCTGCGGAACCGGCGTCACGGCCTGCGTCCTTGAAACAGCGCTCAACGAGGCGCAGTTTGGATCGCCTGAGAAGAGCAAAGTTTATGATGGAAGCTGGAC TGAGTGGGCGCAACGGGTGAAGTCTTCCGAGTCGCTGATCGAAAAGGCCGAATAA
- a CDS encoding RING finger domain-containing protein, which produces MKVKIKKWNAVATWRWDLPEDDVCGICQVHFDGTCPTCKYPGDECSLLSGKCGHNFHMHCILEWIKQDSAKGQCPMCRQKFEWNGRPYATETSLADTIQGQTLAEN; this is translated from the exons ATGAAGGTCAAGATCAAAAAGTGGAACGCCGTCGCGACTTGGCGATGGGATCTCCCAGAAGACGATGTCTGCGGCATCTGCCAGGTCCACTTTGATGGCACATGCCCGACTTGCAAATACCCGGGCGACGAGTGCAGCCTGT TGTCTGGGAAATGCGGTCACAACTTTCACATG CATTGTATCCTCGAGTGGATAAAACAGGACTCTGCCAAAGGCCAATGCCCCATGTGCCGCCAAA AATTCGAATGGAATGGTCGCCCCTATGCTACCGAAACGTCACTGGCCGACACGATCCAAGGCCAAACGCTCGCCGAAAATTGA